In Trifolium pratense cultivar HEN17-A07 linkage group LG7, ARS_RC_1.1, whole genome shotgun sequence, a genomic segment contains:
- the LOC123900010 gene encoding basic leucine zipper and W2 domain-containing protein 2-like isoform X3 → MKSALTTQITEEADISEVIETVKLRVRDAKLPETEIVWILWDVLMDDVQWSGKNQQQNANAALRKVKTWAELLNTFCTSGKLELELMYKVQMQCYEDAKLMKPFPEIIRSLYDQDVLAEDTILHWFHKGTNPKGRQTFVKALEPFVNWLEEAEEEE, encoded by the exons ATGAAGTCTGCTTTAACAACACAGATAACAGAGGAGGCTGATATATCTGAAGTTATTGAGACTGTGAAGCTTCGGGTTAGAGATGCTAAGTTGCCAGAAACTGAGATTGTGTGGATCTTATGGGATGTTTTAATGGATGATGTTCAGTGGTCTGGTAAAAATCAGCAACAGAATGCAAATGCTGCCCTGCGCAAG GTAAAAACTTGGGCAGAACTGTTGAATACTTTCTGCACCAGTGGAAAACTTGAGCTGGAACTGATGTACAAAGTACAGATGCAATGCTATGAGGATGCTAAACTGATGAAACCGTTCCCTGAGATTATTAGATCTCTCTATGACCAAGATGTGCTGGCTGAAGATACCATTCTTCATTGGTTCCATAAAGGAACAAACCCCAAAGGAAG GCAAACCTTTGTGAAGGCACTGGAACCCTTTGTTAATTGGCTGGAAGAGGCTGAAGAAGAGGAGTGA
- the LOC123900010 gene encoding uncharacterized protein LOC123900010 isoform X2, which yields MAKFPRADLYLIRVFGLKTCKIVRMIGFLKNKGWISLKVLIICVIRDSNPDISCYCKLIMPQQHQRMTEPASNVASCSGTAMEKSSSPPSEIAIGIDIGTSPCCVSVWNGSHYGKFMLHQSLNIYFGAFVETVYQHEFDCKKARKDSLPWWSIMKRKYLR from the exons ATGGCAAAATTCCCAAG AGCCGACCTATATTTAATAAGAGTATTCGGTTTGAAGACATGCAAAATAGTGAGGATGATAGGGTTCCTTAAAA ATAAAGGATGGATTAGCTTGAAAGTTTTAATCATCTGTGTTATAAGAG ACTCAAATCCAGATATAAGTTGTTATTGCAAACTGATCATGCCACAACAACACCAAAG GATGACAGAACCTGCCTCTAACGTGGCATCTTGCAGTGGAACCGCCATGGAGAAGTCGTCATCTCCGCCTTCTGAAATAGCAATTGGAATTGACATTGGTACATCACCATGCTGTGTTTCTGTGTGGAATGGTTCCCATTATGGAAAATTCATGCTCCACCAAAGTCTAAACATTTACTTTGGCGCATTTGTAGAGACTGTTTACCAACACGAGTTTGATTGCAAGAAAG CAAGGAAGGACTCACTGCCTTGGTGGAgtataatgaaaagaaaatatttgaggTGA
- the LOC123900010 gene encoding uncharacterized protein LOC123900010 isoform X1, with amino-acid sequence MAKFPRADLYLIRVFGLKTCKIVRMIGFLKSQQIKLQGWHLTLDSGKYKGWISLKVLIICVIRDSNPDISCYCKLIMPQQHQRMTEPASNVASCSGTAMEKSSSPPSEIAIGIDIGTSPCCVSVWNGSHYGKFMLHQSLNIYFGAFVETVYQHEFDCKKARKDSLPWWSIMKRKYLR; translated from the exons ATGGCAAAATTCCCAAG AGCCGACCTATATTTAATAAGAGTATTCGGTTTGAAGACATGCAAAATAGTGAGGATGATAGGGTTCCTTAAAA GCCAGCAAATAAAGCTGCAGGGATGGCATCTAACACTTGATAGTGGAAAAT ATAAAGGATGGATTAGCTTGAAAGTTTTAATCATCTGTGTTATAAGAG ACTCAAATCCAGATATAAGTTGTTATTGCAAACTGATCATGCCACAACAACACCAAAG GATGACAGAACCTGCCTCTAACGTGGCATCTTGCAGTGGAACCGCCATGGAGAAGTCGTCATCTCCGCCTTCTGAAATAGCAATTGGAATTGACATTGGTACATCACCATGCTGTGTTTCTGTGTGGAATGGTTCCCATTATGGAAAATTCATGCTCCACCAAAGTCTAAACATTTACTTTGGCGCATTTGTAGAGACTGTTTACCAACACGAGTTTGATTGCAAGAAAG CAAGGAAGGACTCACTGCCTTGGTGGAgtataatgaaaagaaaatatttgaggTGA
- the LOC123900010 gene encoding uncharacterized protein LOC123900010 isoform X4 — translation MAKFPRADLYLIRVFGLKTCKIVRMIGFLKSQQIKLQGWHLTLDSGKYKGWISLKVLIICVIRDSNPDISCYCKLIMPQQHQRMTEPASNVASCSGTAMEKSSSPPSEIAIGIDIETVYQHEFDCKKARKDSLPWWSIMKRKYLR, via the exons ATGGCAAAATTCCCAAG AGCCGACCTATATTTAATAAGAGTATTCGGTTTGAAGACATGCAAAATAGTGAGGATGATAGGGTTCCTTAAAA GCCAGCAAATAAAGCTGCAGGGATGGCATCTAACACTTGATAGTGGAAAAT ATAAAGGATGGATTAGCTTGAAAGTTTTAATCATCTGTGTTATAAGAG ACTCAAATCCAGATATAAGTTGTTATTGCAAACTGATCATGCCACAACAACACCAAAG GATGACAGAACCTGCCTCTAACGTGGCATCTTGCAGTGGAACCGCCATGGAGAAGTCGTCATCTCCGCCTTCTGAAATAGCAATTGGAATTGACATTG AGACTGTTTACCAACACGAGTTTGATTGCAAGAAAG CAAGGAAGGACTCACTGCCTTGGTGGAgtataatgaaaagaaaatatttgaggTGA